From a region of the Synechococcus sp. RS9916 genome:
- a CDS encoding ferredoxin encodes MSLSFDPSAAYQASPEAADQRTGHEPVLGGELREKAVWVDEAVCIGCRYCAHVACNTFAIEPTLGRSRALRQDGDSSACIQEAIDTCPVDCIHWVDFEELEGLRVRLEGMELLPLGLPSPARPRRQLPRSRP; translated from the coding sequence GTGTCGCTCTCATTCGATCCTTCGGCGGCGTACCAGGCATCACCTGAGGCGGCTGACCAGCGCACAGGCCATGAGCCTGTGCTTGGTGGTGAGTTGCGCGAAAAAGCTGTTTGGGTCGATGAAGCGGTCTGTATTGGATGCCGCTATTGCGCCCACGTGGCCTGCAACACTTTCGCGATCGAGCCCACACTGGGCCGATCGCGCGCACTCCGCCAAGACGGAGATAGCAGTGCCTGCATTCAGGAGGCCATTGATACCTGTCCCGTGGACTGCATCCACTGGGTCGATTTCGAAGAGCTCGAGGGCTTGAGGGTGCGCCTGGAAGGCATGGAGCTGTTGCCATTGGGCCTCCCTTCACCAGCGCGTCCCCGCCGTCAGCTCCCGCGAAGTCGACCGTGA
- a CDS encoding DUF1257 domain-containing protein translates to MSHFSTVKTELRQREPLVAALRDLGYSPEEGARQVRGYRGQTVEAELAVTMDQGGDLGFRWNAESGAYELVTDLDLWKQQVPIERFLSKLTQRYAFNTVLAASAQEGFEVAEQRNCQDGSIELVVTRWDA, encoded by the coding sequence ATGTCCCACTTCAGCACTGTCAAAACCGAGTTGCGCCAACGGGAGCCTTTGGTTGCTGCTCTGCGTGATCTGGGTTACTCCCCTGAGGAGGGCGCGCGTCAGGTGCGGGGTTATCGCGGTCAGACGGTTGAAGCCGAGTTGGCTGTGACCATGGACCAGGGTGGTGATCTCGGATTCCGCTGGAATGCCGAATCTGGTGCTTACGAGCTGGTGACCGATCTGGACCTCTGGAAGCAGCAGGTGCCGATTGAGCGCTTTCTCTCCAAGCTCACGCAGCGCTATGCCTTCAACACCGTTCTCGCGGCCAGTGCTCAGGAAGGGTTTGAAGTCGCTGAGCAGCGCAACTGTCAAGACGGTTCGATTGAGCTGGTCGTGACCCGCTGGGACGCCTGA
- a CDS encoding DUF2997 domain-containing protein: MPQRTLRFRILPDGRVEERVEGIEGDACLGLTERLETTLGSVERREATSEAYSTRTEQSQPLSVEQH, encoded by the coding sequence ATGCCCCAACGCACACTCCGCTTCCGGATCCTTCCTGACGGCCGCGTCGAGGAACGGGTCGAAGGCATTGAAGGAGATGCGTGTCTGGGTCTCACTGAACGACTGGAGACCACTCTGGGTTCCGTCGAACGGAGAGAGGCCACATCTGAGGCCTACAGCACGCGGACTGAACAGTCCCAGCCCTTGTCCGTTGAACAACACTGA
- a CDS encoding HEAT repeat domain-containing protein — MSDHENQLSDQELANLAIDPDVLEKELEAEQLVDPLDEISCDENADETLQAARDCDAGLEWLKSGPEHRLQGLRVFCEHRDPRAVPLLLPLLQETCPIVRMSAVYALGRNPSPAAVEPLLKLLQLDANGYVRKAVAWSLGNHADGPVLTPLVRALQADIAAVRLWASVSLAEAGVTSPAKADLAAGQLLTSLAIDSEPVVRSNCIWSLGRLIDQLVDPRRDEVVEAFVNALVHDQEPSVRDEARTALEQLENPELLERVQTLVDEGLLG, encoded by the coding sequence ATGAGCGATCACGAGAACCAGCTAAGCGACCAGGAGTTGGCCAACTTGGCCATCGATCCTGATGTGCTTGAAAAAGAGCTGGAGGCAGAACAACTTGTTGACCCGCTCGACGAGATCTCATGCGATGAAAACGCTGATGAGACGCTCCAGGCAGCACGGGATTGTGATGCCGGTCTCGAATGGTTGAAGAGTGGGCCTGAGCACAGGCTTCAGGGTTTGAGGGTTTTTTGTGAGCATCGTGACCCGCGTGCAGTTCCGCTGTTGCTGCCCTTGCTCCAGGAGACCTGTCCGATCGTTCGGATGAGTGCTGTTTATGCACTGGGTCGGAATCCATCGCCCGCTGCTGTTGAGCCACTGCTCAAATTGCTTCAACTCGATGCCAATGGCTATGTGCGCAAGGCAGTGGCCTGGAGCTTGGGGAATCACGCTGACGGACCTGTCTTGACCCCGCTGGTGCGGGCTCTGCAGGCCGATATCGCTGCTGTTCGGCTTTGGGCTTCTGTGTCTCTGGCTGAAGCGGGTGTCACGTCGCCCGCCAAAGCTGATCTGGCGGCTGGTCAGCTCCTCACGAGTCTCGCGATCGACAGCGAACCGGTGGTGCGCAGCAACTGCATTTGGTCTCTGGGTCGGCTGATCGACCAATTGGTGGATCCTCGTCGTGATGAGGTGGTGGAAGCCTTTGTCAATGCGCTGGTGCACGATCAGGAGCCTTCAGTGCGGGACGAGGCGCGCACCGCTCTTGAGCAGCTTGAGAACCCTGAATTGCTCGAGCGGGTTCAGACCCTTGTGGATGAGGGATTGCTGGGCTGA